The Arabidopsis thaliana chromosome 5, partial sequence genomic interval tccgGCGAAATCAAAGGTTAGTTCAAAGTATCAAAGCGCGAAATCATGACCAATTGTGAAAAGGATGAGGAATTCGTGTGCATCAGCTGCGTAGAAGAGGTACGGTACTCTTTCGTGAGCCACCTCTCTGAAGCTCTCCGTCGAAAAGGCATAAATAATGTGGTCGTAGATGTAGATATCGATGATCTGCTTTTCAAGGAGTCTCAGGCAAAGATCGAGAAAGCTGGGGTTTCTGTGATGGTTTTACCCGGAAACTGTGATCCTTCCGAGGTATGGCTTGACAAGTTCGCCAAGGTTCTCGAGTGCCAAAGGAACAACAAGGACCAGGCGGTGGTTTCAGTGTTGTACGGTGACAGTCTATTACGGGACCAATGGCTTAGCGAGCTGGATTTCAGAGGCTTATCACGAATTCACCAATCCAGGTTTTCGCTTTATTCTactctctgctttttttttccttatgttGAAAATTGGTAAAACTTTTTGGATGGCTAGTGTAGtgttttcaatatttgatGAAATATGGTGCAGGAAGGAATGTAGTGACTCTATACTTGTAGAAGAGATTGTGAGAGATGTGTACGAGACGCACTTTTATGTTGGACGAATTGGAATCTATTCGAAGCTGCTGGAGATTGAAAACATGGTTAACAAGCAACCGATAGGCATCCGTTGTGTTGGAATTTGGGGTATGCCTGGCATAGGAAAGACAACACTTGCTAAAGCAGTCTTTGACCAAATGTCTAGCGCCTTTGATGCTTCTTGTTTTATCGAAGACTATGACAAATCAATTCATGAGAAGGGTCTTTATTGTTTGCTGGAGGAACAACTTTTGCCGGGCAATGATGCAACCATTATGAAACTGAGCTCGCTCAGAGACAGATTGAACAGTAAGAGAGTTCTTGTTGTTCTCGATGACGTGCGCAATGCTCTGGTTGGGGAGTCCTTTCTCGAGGGGTTTGACTGGCTAGGACCCGGAAGCCTGATCATCATAACCTCTAGAGATAAACAAGTGTTTTGCCTTTGCGGaatcaatcaaatatatgaGGTCCAGGGTTTAAATGAGAAAGAGGCTCGTCAACTTTTCTTGCTGTCTGCGTCTATAAAGGAGGATATGGGAGAGCAGAATCTCCAGGAGTTGTCAGTGAGAGTAATAAATTATGCTAATGGAAACCCGTTAGCTATCAGTGTTTATGGAAGAGAGCTGAAAGGTAAGAAAAAACTCTCAGAAATGGAGACTGCATTCCTCAAACTCAAGCGACGTCCTCCATTTAAGATTGTCGATGCATTTAAAAGCACCTATGACACACTCAGTGACAACgaaaagaacatttttttggaCATAGCTTGTTTCTTCCAGGGAGAAAATGTCAACTACGTGATACAACTGCTTGAGGGTTGTGGTTTCTTTCCACATGTTGAAATTGATGTCCTTGTTGACAAGTGTCTGGTAACTATTTCAGAAAACCGAGTTTGGTTGCATAAGCTGACCCAGGATATCGGCCGAGAAATCATAAATGGAGAAACAGTACAGATCGAGAGGCGCAGAAGACTGTGGGAACCTTGGAgcatcaaatatttattagaaTATAATGAACACAAAGCAAATGGAGAACCTAAAACAACCTTCAAACGTGCTCAggtttgttatattttgatagtttcatattttttctaCTTTATGAGCCAACGGCCTAATATATCCACTTCCAATATTTTCAGGGCTCTGAAGAGATCGAAGGCCTGTTTCTAGACACATCAAACTTAAGATTTGATCTGCAGCCCTCTGCCTTTAAGAATATGTTGAACCTTAGATTGCTCAAAATTTATTGTTCCAATCCTGAAGTCCATCCTGTAATCAATTTCCCAACAGGCTCTCTGCATTCTCTTCCTAATGAGCTAAGACTCCTCCATTGGGAGAACTATCCTCTGAAATCTTTGCCTCAGAATTTTGATCCAAGGCACCTTGTCGAAATCAACATGCCGTATAGTCAACTTCAGAAACTTTGGGGTGGAACCAAGGTAAGCAATCTCTGATATGCGTCGTTCACCCTTATCATTACTTGacaaattttgttgttattcatttagcttgctttttttttgtcttctcagAACCTGGAGATGTTGAGGACGATCAGGCTTTGCCATTCCCACCATCTAGTTGATATCGATGATCTCTTAAAAGCTGAAAATCTTGAGGTAATTGATCTCCAAGGTTGTACGAGACTGCAGAATTTCCCAGCCGCAGGTCGATTGCTACGTCTACGAGTTGTAAATCTCTCAGGTTGCATAAAGATTAAAAGTGTCCTAGAAATTCCACCAAATATTGAGAAACTACATCTACAGGGAACTGGCATATTAGCATTACCAGTTTCCACTGTTAAGCCAAACCATAGAGAGCTTGTGAATTTTCTAACAGAAATTCCGGGTCTTTCAGAGGAACTTGAGCGTTTAACAAGTCTGCTGGAATCTAACTCATCTTGTCAAGATCTTGGGAAGCTTATTTGCTTGGAGCTGAAAGATTGCTCTTGTTTGCAGAGTCTGCCAAACATGGCTAATTTAGATCTTAATGTTCTTGATCTCTCGGGTTGCTCAAGTCTTAATTCTATTCAGGGTTTCCCTCGTTTTCTGAAACAGTTATATCTTGGTGGCACTGCAATAAGAGAAGTGCCACAACTTCCTCAAAGTCTAGAAATCTTGAATGCACATGGATCTTGTTTGCGAAGTCTGCCAAACATGGCTAATTTAGAATTTCTCAaagttcttgatctctctGGTTG includes:
- the RRS1 gene encoding Disease resistance protein (TIR-NBS-LRR class) (RESISTANT TO RALSTONIA SOLANACEARUM 1 (RRS1); CONTAINS InterPro DOMAIN/s: NB-ARC (InterPro:IPR002182), Toll-Interleukin receptor (InterPro:IPR000157), Disease resistance protein (InterPro:IPR000767); BEST Arabidopsis thaliana protein match is: Disease resistance protein (TIR-NBS-LRR class) (TAIR:AT5G45050.1); Has 16609 Blast hits to 13056 proteins in 554 species: Archae - 2; Bacteria - 1945; Metazoa - 277; Fungi - 50; Plants - 13999; Viruses - 4; Other Eukaryotes - 332 (source: NCBI BLink).), whose protein sequence is MTNCEKDEEFVCISCVEEVRYSFVSHLSEALRRKGINNVVVDVDIDDLLFKESQAKIEKAGVSVMVLPGNCDPSEVWLDKFAKVLECQRNNKDQAVVSVLYGDSLLRDQWLSELDFRGLSRIHQSRKECSDSILVEEIVRDVYETHFYVGRIGIYSKLLEIENMVNKQPIGIRCVGIWGMPGIGKTTLAKAVFDQMSSAFDASCFIEDYDKSIHEKGLYCLLEEQLLPGNDATIMKLSSLRDRLNSKRVLVVLDDVRNALVGESFLEGFDWLGPGSLIIITSRDKQVFCLCGINQIYEVQGLNEKEARQLFLLSASIKEDMGEQNLQELSVRVINYANGNPLAISVYGRELKGKKKLSEMETAFLKLKRRPPFKIVDAFKSTYDTLSDNEKNIFLDIACFFQGENVNYVIQLLEGCGFFPHVEIDVLVDKCLVTISENRVWLHKLTQDIGREIINGETVQIERRRRLWEPWSIKYLLEYNEHKANGEPKTTFKRAQGSEEIEGLFLDTSNLRFDLQPSAFKNMLNLRLLKIYCSNPEVHPVINFPTGSLHSLPNELRLLHWENYPLKSLPQNFDPRHLVEINMPYSQLQKLWGGTKNLEMLRTIRLCHSHHLVDIDDLLKAENLEVIDLQGCTRLQNFPAAGRLLRLRVVNLSGCIKIKSVLEIPPNIEKLHLQGTGILALPVSTVKPNHRELVNFLTEIPGLSEELERLTSLLESNSSCQDLGKLICLELKDCSCLQSLPNMANLDLNVLDLSGCSSLNSIQGFPRFLKQLYLGGTAIREVPQLPQSLEILNAHGSCLRSLPNMANLEFLKVLDLSGCSELETIQGFPRNLKELYFAGTTLREVPQLPLSLEVLNAHGSDSEKLPMHYKFNNFFDLSQQVVNDFLLKTLTYVKHIPRGYTQELINKAPTFSFSAPSHTNQNATFDLQSGSSVMTRLNHSWRNTLVGFGMLVEVAFPEDYCDATDVGISCVCRWSNKEGRSCRIERKFHCWAPWQVVPKVRKDHTFVFSDVNMRPSTGEGNDPDIWAGLVVFEFFPINQQTKCLNDRFTVRRCGVRVINVATGNTSLENIALVLSLDPVEVSGYEVLRVSYDDLQEMDKVLFLYIASLFNDEDVDFVAPLIAGIDLDVSSGLKVLADVSLISVSSNGEIVMHSLQRQMGKEILHGQSMLLSDCESSMTENLSDVPKK
- the RRS1 gene encoding Disease resistance protein (TIR-NBS-LRR class) (RESISTANT TO RALSTONIA SOLANACEARUM 1 (RRS1); CONTAINS InterPro DOMAIN/s: DNA-binding WRKY (InterPro:IPR003657), NB-ARC (InterPro:IPR002182), Disease resistance protein (InterPro:IPR000767), Toll-Interleukin receptor (InterPro:IPR000157); BEST Arabidopsis thaliana protein match is: Disease resistance protein (TIR-NBS-LRR class) (TAIR:AT5G45050.1); Has 19764 Blast hits to 15744 proteins in 620 species: Archae - 2; Bacteria - 1944; Metazoa - 284; Fungi - 50; Plants - 17133; Viruses - 4; Other Eukaryotes - 347 (source: NCBI BLink).), which encodes MTNCEKDEEFVCISCVEEVRYSFVSHLSEALRRKGINNVVVDVDIDDLLFKESQAKIEKAGVSVMVLPGNCDPSEVWLDKFAKVLECQRNNKDQAVVSVLYGDSLLRDQWLSELDFRGLSRIHQSRKECSDSILVEEIVRDVYETHFYVGRIGIYSKLLEIENMVNKQPIGIRCVGIWGMPGIGKTTLAKAVFDQMSSAFDASCFIEDYDKSIHEKGLYCLLEEQLLPGNDATIMKLSSLRDRLNSKRVLVVLDDVRNALVGESFLEGFDWLGPGSLIIITSRDKQVFCLCGINQIYEVQGLNEKEARQLFLLSASIKEDMGEQNLQELSVRVINYANGNPLAISVYGRELKGKKKLSEMETAFLKLKRRPPFKIVDAFKSTYDTLSDNEKNIFLDIACFFQGENVNYVIQLLEGCGFFPHVEIDVLVDKCLVTISENRVWLHKLTQDIGREIINGETVQIERRRRLWEPWSIKYLLEYNEHKANGEPKTTFKRAQGSEEIEGLFLDTSNLRFDLQPSAFKNMLNLRLLKIYCSNPEVHPVINFPTGSLHSLPNELRLLHWENYPLKSLPQNFDPRHLVEINMPYSQLQKLWGGTKNLEMLRTIRLCHSHHLVDIDDLLKAENLEVIDLQGCTRLQNFPAAGRLLRLRVVNLSGCIKIKSVLEIPPNIEKLHLQGTGILALPVSTVKPNHRELVNFLTEIPGLSEELERLTSLLESNSSCQDLGKLICLELKDCSCLQSLPNMANLDLNVLDLSGCSSLNSIQGFPRFLKQLYLGGTAIREVPQLPQSLEILNAHGSCLRSLPNMANLEFLKVLDLSGCSELETIQGFPRNLKELYFAGTTLREVPQLPLSLEVLNAHGSDSEKLPMHYKFNNFFDLSQQVVNDFLLKTLTYVKHIPRGYTQELINKAPTFSFSAPSHTNQNATFDLQSGSSVMTRLNHSWRNTLVGFGMLVEVAFPEDYCDATDVGISCVCRWSNKEGRSCRIERKFHCWAPWQVVPKVRKDHTFVFSDVNMRPSTGEGNDPDIWAGLVVFEFFPINQQTKCLNDRFTVRRCGVRVINVATGNTSLENIALVLSLDPVEVSGYEVLRVSYDDLQEMDKVLFLYIASLFNDEDVDFVAPLIAGIDLDVSSGLKVLADVSLISVSSNGEIVMHSLQRQMGKEILHGQSMLLSDCESSMTENLSDVPKKKKKHSESRVKKVVSIPAIDEGDLWTWRKYGQKDILGSRFPRGYYRCAYKFTHGCKATKQVQRSETDSNMLAITYLSEHNHPRPTKRKALADSTRSTSSSIC